The proteins below are encoded in one region of Phaseolus vulgaris cultivar G19833 chromosome 1, P. vulgaris v2.0, whole genome shotgun sequence:
- the LOC137814640 gene encoding syntaxin-121-like, translating into MNDLLSSLFSKGKQQQQQQEGQHVIEITQGGMALDKFFQEVESVKEELKELERLHLSLRGSNQNGKALYSPKGVRELRSRMDLDVALALTKAKLVKTRLEALRRANQATLSLPDCGPGSYSDRTRTALVGALTKNLKQSMENFNKLREQISYEYRDTVQRRYYAVTGENPDAETIDLLISTGESENFLQKAIQQQGRATIMDTIQEIQERHGTVKEIERNLQELHQVFLDMALLVQHQGEHLDDIESHMELANSFVGKGVHHLQVVRNHQKNTRNLTCFAILLFIIMLVIVLPIVFRN; encoded by the exons ATGAACGACTTGTTATCGAGTTTGTTCTCCAAGGGAaaacagcagcagcagcaacaaGAAGGGCAGCACGTGATCGAAATAACACAAGGTGGCATGGCGTTGGACAagttcttccaagaagtggaaTCGGTGAAGGAAGAACTGAAGGAGCTAGAGCGTCTCCACCTAAGTCTCCGTGGCTCAAACCAAAACGGAAAAGCGCTTTACAGCCCCAAGGGCGTTAGGGAGCTTCGGTCTCGCATGGACCTAGACGTGGCTCTTGCTCTCACCAAAGCCAAGCTGGTGAAGACTCGCTTGGAGGCTCTCCGCCGCGCCAACCAAGCCACCCTCTCCTTGCCCGACTGTGGACCCGGTTCGTACTCCGACCGGACCAGAACGGCACTGGTCGGAGCTTTGACCAAGAATCTGAAACAGTCCATGGAGAATTTCAATAAGCTAAGGGAACAGATATCGTACGAGTATAGAGATACTGTGCAACGTAGATACTACGCTGTTACCGGAGAAAATCCTGATGCTGAAACTATTGATCTCCTCATCTCTACAG GTGAGAGTGAAAATTTCTTACAGAAAGCCATCCAACAGCAAGGGAGAGCCACCATCATGGACACCATCCAAGAGATTCAGGAGAGGCACGGCACGGTAAAAGAGATAGAGAGAAATCTACAGGAGCTGCACCAAGTGTTCTTGGACATGGCACTGTTGGTCCAACATCAGGGTGAACACTTGGATGACATAGAGAGCCACATGGAGCTTGCAAATTCCTTCGTGGGCAAAGGGGTGCATCATTTGCAGGTTGTGAGGAATCATCAGAAGAACACCCGTAACTTGACCTGTTTTGCCATACTCCTCTTCATTATCATGTTGGTCATAGTTCTACCCATTGTTTTCAGAAATTGA
- the LOC137814643 gene encoding nuclear transcription factor Y subunit A-10-like has translation MAMQTVYLKEHEGNAPNFVGALSSAASAPWWSAFGSQAVHGGESCVQMKPFSLELPNCIDQHAVNKPSARGAEHVLGKGHTTQFTIFPDDCKMSDEAQTLQTTISLQPSLADSHSRFEIGFSQPMICAKYPYTDQFYGLFSAYAPQISGRIMLPLNMTSDDGPIYVNAKQYHGIIRRRQSRAKAVLHHKLTKRRKPYMHESRHLHAMRRPRGCGGRFLNTRKSANGNGKTGNEVHETVGERLHSSGSQSSEFLQSEAGTLNSSKETNGSSPNISGSEVTSMYSRGGLERFSLNHFGSSVHTLVDMIDGGRGMIIPTKWAAAAGNCCNLKV, from the exons ATGGCGATGCAAACTGTTTATCTTAAAGAACATGAAGGAAATGCACCCAATTTTGTGGGGGCCTTGTCATCTGCAGCTTCAGCACCCTGGTGGAGTGCTTTTGGATCTCAAGCTGTTCATGGGGGTGAGTCTTGTGTACAAATGAAACCCTTTTCATTGGAGCTTCCTAACTGCATAGACCAGCATGCTGTCAATAAGCCTTCGGCAAGAGGAGCTGAACATGTGTTGGGCAAAGGACATACAACTCAGTTTACCATCTTTCCAG ATGATTGTAAAATGTCAGATGAAGCGCAAACGCTTCAGACAACCATATCACTGCAGCCATCACTAGCTGACTCCCATTCTCGTTTTGAGATAGGATTTAGTCAGCCCATG ATATGTGCAAAATATCCCTATACGGATCAATTTTATGGGCTCTTCTCAGCTTATGCACCTCAAATTTCG GGACGTATAATGCTGCCACTTAACATGACATCTGATGATGGACCAATTTACGTAAATGCTAAGCAGTACCATGGAATCATTAGGCGTCGGCAGTCCCGTGCCAAAGCTGTACTTCATCACAAATTGACTAAACGTCGCAAG CCTTATATGCATGAATCGCGCCATCTCCATGCAATGCGGCGACCAAGAGGATGTGGAGGTCGCTTCTTGAACACAAGAAAATCTGCTAATGGAAATGGCAAAACTGGAAATGAAGTGCATGAAACTGTAGGTGAACGATTGCATTCCAGTGGTTCTCAGAGTTCTGAATTCCTTCAGTCTGAGGCTGGAACTTTGAATTCATCAAAAGAGACTAATGGCAGCAGTCCAAATATTTCGGGCTCAGAAGTGACTAGCATGTATTCACGTGGAGGTCTTGAAAGATTTTCCCTCAATCATTTTGGATCTTCTGTGCACACTCTGGTAGACATGATAGATGGTGGGCGTGGTATGATCATACCCACCAAATGGGCTGCAGCAGCAGGTAACTGCTGCAACCTTAAAGTTTGA
- the LOC137814642 gene encoding 33 kDa ribonucleoprotein, chloroplastic produces MAAAASFSSSICNRIYNLSLTHSSVSLTSNFLQRPIFQKQLNLNLKSQSFSLSFLPLHRLSPPSATFDGLEVGQDITESRQDEPVAETSEKTEQEEERKVSDYDNDAGRLYIGNLPFSITNSQLAELFAEAGTVASVEIVYDRVTGRSRGFAFVTMESVEDAKEAIRMFDGSQVGGRTAKVNFPEVPKGGERLVMGAKIRDNYRGFVDSAYKIYCGNLGWGVNSQGLREAFAEQPGILSAKVVYEKDSGRSRGFGFVSFTTAESAAAALDIMNGVEVQGRPLRLNIAETRTPPSPPVIEENAGSNAESSELVSSART; encoded by the exons ATGGCTGCTGCAGCTTCTTTTTCCTCCTCTATCTGCAACAGAATATACAATCTTTCCCTCACCCACTCTTCCGTTTCACTCACCTCCAACTTCCTTCAGAGACCCATTTTCCAAAAACAACTCAATCTTAACCTCAAGTCCCAAAGCTTCAGTCTTTCATTTCTCCCACTTCATCGGCTGTCCCCACCTTCCGCCACCTTCGATGGGCTGGAAGTGGGTCAAGACATAACAGAGTCCCGACAAGACGAGCCAGTAGCAGAAACCTCTGAAAAAACAGAACAAGAGGAAGAGCGAAAGGTTTCAGACTACGATAACGATGCTGGGAGGCTCTATATTGGAAACTTGCCATTTTCAATTACTAATTCCCAATTGGCAGAGCTCTTTGCAGAAGCTGGCACCGTGGCGTCTGTTGAG ATTGTGTATGATCGTGTCACGGGTAGAAGCAGGGGATTTGCATTTGTTACAATGGAAAGTGTAGAGGATGCTAAAGAGGCAATTCGAATGTTTGATGGCTCT CAAGTTGGTGGTAGGACTGCTAAGGTAAACTTCCCAGAGGTACCCAAAGGAGGGGAAAGATTGGTAATGGGGGCAAAAATAAGGGACAACTACAGAGGCTTTGTAGACAGCGCTTACAAGATCTATTGTGGAAACCTTGGCTGGGGAGTCAACTCACAGGGTCTTAGAGAAGCTTTTGCTGAGCAGCCAGGCATATTGAGTGCCAAGGTCGTCTATGAGAAGGACAGTGGAAGATCTCGAGGTTTCGGGTTTGTTTCTTTTACAACTGCCGAATCTGCAGCAGCTGCCTTGGACATTATGAATGGTGTG GAAGTGCAAGGTCGCCCATTGCGGTTGAATATAGCTGAAACAAGGACACCACCATCTCCTCCAGTAATCGAGGAAAATGCAGGAAGCAATGCTGAAAGCTCGGAATTGGTTTCAAGTGCCAGAACATAA
- the LOC137814641 gene encoding uncharacterized protein isoform X2, whose amino-acid sequence MEDFSAPLVCIQHDARNLRRVEIQKSIFKLFCPWLKTEFRKERYGYTLVVVAIGECGLDYDRLHFCPAETQKKYFEKQFELAYITKLPMFLHMREAAADFCEIVEKNKDRFTAGVTHSFTGSMDDSIKLLSFDKMYIGINGCSLKTTENLDVVKGIPIERMMIETDSPYCEIKNTHAGIGFVKSTWPSKKKEKYDQECIVKGRNEPCLVKQVLEVVAGCKGINDVANLSRTLYHNTCRIFFPHDLDSAADALLAGGNSS is encoded by the exons ATG GAAGACTTTTCTGCACCGTTGGTGTGCATCCAACACGATGCAAG GAATTTGAGGAGAGTGGAGATCCAGAAAAGCATTTTCAAGCTCTTTTGTCCTTGGCTAAAGACGGAATTCAGAAAGGAAAGGTATGGTTATACACTTGTG GTGGTTGCTATTGGAGAATGTGGATTGGACTATGACAGGCTTCATTTTTGCCCAGCAGAGACTCAAAAGAA GTATTTCGAGAAACAATTTGAATTAGCATATATCACAAAACTGCCTATGTTTTTGCACATGCGAGAAGCTGCTGCAGATTTCTGTGAAATAGTAGAGAAAAATAAGGACAG GTTCACTGCTGGAGTCACCCATTCCTTTACTGGTAGTATGGATGATAGCATTAAGCTTCTCTCATTTGATAAAATGTACATAG GCATAAATGGGTGCTCTCTGAAGACAACTGAGAATCTTGATGTTGTTAAGGGTATACCTATTGAGAGAATGATGATCGAGACAGACTCACCATACTGTGAAATCAAGAATACTCATGCAGGAATTGGTTTTGTTAAATCTACATGGCCTTCTAAGAAGAAAGAGAAGTATGATCAAGAGTGCATTGTTAAAGGCCGCAATGAACCTTGTTTAGTTAA GCAAGTTCTTGAAGTTGTTGCTGGCTGTAAAGGCATCAATGACGTGGCTAACCTCAGCAGAACATTATACCATAACACTTGCAG GATTTTTTTCCCTCATGACTTGGATTCTGCTGCTGATGCTCTACTAGCCGGCGGTAATTCTTCTTAA
- the LOC137814641 gene encoding uncharacterized protein isoform X1 codes for MAGIRMIDIAVNLTDGMFKGIYHGKQCHVSDIATVLNRAWAAGVTRIIVTGGSLEESREALAIAETDGRLFCTVGVHPTRCKEFEESGDPEKHFQALLSLAKDGIQKGKVVAIGECGLDYDRLHFCPAETQKKYFEKQFELAYITKLPMFLHMREAAADFCEIVEKNKDRFTAGVTHSFTGSMDDSIKLLSFDKMYIGINGCSLKTTENLDVVKGIPIERMMIETDSPYCEIKNTHAGIGFVKSTWPSKKKEKYDQECIVKGRNEPCLVKQVLEVVAGCKGINDVANLSRTLYHNTCRIFFPHDLDSAADALLAGGNSS; via the exons ATGGCAGGCATTCGAATGATAG ATATAGCCGTCAATTTAACCG ATGGCATGTTCAAGGGAATCTACCACGGCAAGCAATGTCACGTCTCCGATATTGCAACCGTTTTGAACAGGGCTTGGGCTGCTGGAGTCACCCGAATTATT GTAACTGGTGGGTCCCTTGAAGAATCAAGGGAAGCGCTTGCAATTGCAGAAACAGATG GAAGACTTTTCTGCACCGTTGGTGTGCATCCAACACGATGCAAG GAATTTGAGGAGAGTGGAGATCCAGAAAAGCATTTTCAAGCTCTTTTGTCCTTGGCTAAAGACGGAATTCAGAAAGGAAAG GTGGTTGCTATTGGAGAATGTGGATTGGACTATGACAGGCTTCATTTTTGCCCAGCAGAGACTCAAAAGAA GTATTTCGAGAAACAATTTGAATTAGCATATATCACAAAACTGCCTATGTTTTTGCACATGCGAGAAGCTGCTGCAGATTTCTGTGAAATAGTAGAGAAAAATAAGGACAG GTTCACTGCTGGAGTCACCCATTCCTTTACTGGTAGTATGGATGATAGCATTAAGCTTCTCTCATTTGATAAAATGTACATAG GCATAAATGGGTGCTCTCTGAAGACAACTGAGAATCTTGATGTTGTTAAGGGTATACCTATTGAGAGAATGATGATCGAGACAGACTCACCATACTGTGAAATCAAGAATACTCATGCAGGAATTGGTTTTGTTAAATCTACATGGCCTTCTAAGAAGAAAGAGAAGTATGATCAAGAGTGCATTGTTAAAGGCCGCAATGAACCTTGTTTAGTTAA GCAAGTTCTTGAAGTTGTTGCTGGCTGTAAAGGCATCAATGACGTGGCTAACCTCAGCAGAACATTATACCATAACACTTGCAG GATTTTTTTCCCTCATGACTTGGATTCTGCTGCTGATGCTCTACTAGCCGGCGGTAATTCTTCTTAA